A section of the Thauera chlorobenzoica genome encodes:
- a CDS encoding CinA family protein, with amino-acid sequence MTDPELDALARRLGDTLAARGWRLATAESCTGGGIAAAVTAIGGSSAWFERGFVTYSNEAKTDMLGVSPQTLAAHGAVSEATVREMAEGALGRSRAEISIAVSGIAGPSGGSAAKPVGTVCLGWAAKGQPSRSETLHFAGDREAVRRQTVLRALRILIELAA; translated from the coding sequence CGCCTGGGTGACACGCTTGCCGCGCGCGGCTGGCGCCTCGCCACCGCCGAATCCTGCACCGGGGGCGGGATCGCCGCCGCGGTGACCGCGATCGGCGGCAGCTCCGCGTGGTTCGAGCGCGGCTTCGTGACCTACTCGAACGAAGCCAAAACCGACATGCTCGGGGTATCGCCGCAGACCCTCGCCGCACACGGCGCGGTCAGCGAGGCGACCGTGCGCGAAATGGCCGAAGGCGCGCTCGGGCGCAGCCGGGCCGAGATCAGCATCGCCGTGTCGGGCATCGCCGGCCCCAGCGGCGGCAGCGCCGCCAAACCGGTAGGCACGGTCTGCCTGGGCTGGGCGGCGAAAGGCCAGCCTTCCCGGAGCGAAACCCTGCACTTCGCCGGCGACCGTGAAGCCGTGCGCCGGCAGACCGTCCTCCGTGCCCTGCGCATCCTTATCGAGCTCGCTGCCTGA